One genomic window of Mesorhizobium sp. CAU 1732 includes the following:
- a CDS encoding helix-turn-helix domain-containing protein has translation MHHVAFIVYPGFELLDVSGPASVFSGANRALSQRGKPAFYTVLLASAQGGSVESSSGVTLETRPIADLRPVDARTVLVAGAEREPVMRAAEDSALLEALPRLAGEAERFGSICTGGFVLAGLGLFDGRRVATHWDSCEPLAKTFPKAAVDPEALYVVDGRLWTSAGVTTGIDMALAMVAQDHDASIAGEVAKRLVLYARRPGYQSQFSPVLKAQVKGDSPFADLIGWMQANLDAPLDVPSLAERAGLSERTFHRKFVAAIGETPARFVEAARLDAARMLLSRGLSLKSVATQVGLFPPTRLAEAFERCFGVAPRLFRDMHAEL, from the coding sequence ATGCATCACGTCGCCTTCATCGTCTATCCGGGTTTCGAACTGCTTGACGTCTCAGGGCCTGCATCGGTTTTCAGCGGCGCCAATCGCGCTCTGAGCCAGCGCGGGAAGCCGGCATTCTACACGGTCTTGCTCGCATCGGCCCAGGGCGGCAGCGTCGAAAGCAGCAGTGGGGTCACGCTGGAGACACGGCCGATCGCAGACCTTCGACCCGTGGATGCCCGAACGGTGCTGGTTGCGGGAGCAGAACGCGAACCCGTCATGCGGGCGGCGGAGGATTCTGCCTTGCTTGAAGCCCTCCCGCGCCTCGCAGGGGAGGCGGAGCGCTTCGGCTCGATCTGCACCGGCGGCTTTGTCCTGGCCGGACTCGGGCTGTTCGATGGCCGCCGCGTCGCGACGCACTGGGATTCCTGTGAGCCTCTTGCGAAGACTTTTCCCAAGGCCGCGGTCGATCCCGAGGCGCTTTATGTGGTCGATGGCCGCCTCTGGACATCGGCCGGAGTGACCACCGGCATCGACATGGCTCTGGCGATGGTCGCGCAGGATCACGACGCCTCGATCGCCGGGGAGGTCGCCAAAAGGCTGGTGCTTTACGCCCGGCGCCCGGGCTATCAATCCCAGTTCAGCCCGGTTCTCAAGGCGCAGGTGAAGGGGGATAGCCCGTTCGCCGACCTGATCGGGTGGATGCAGGCGAACCTTGACGCGCCGCTGGACGTGCCGTCGCTCGCTGAACGTGCCGGTCTGTCGGAACGAACCTTCCATCGCAAATTCGTGGCGGCGATCGGCGAGACGCCGGCCCGCTTCGTGGAGGCCGCCCGGCTCGATGCGGCGCGCATGCTTCTGTCGCGTGGACTATCACTGAAGTCGGTCGCGACGCAGGTGGGACTGTTCCCGCCAACGCGCCTCGCGGAAGCCTTCGAGCGCTGCTTCGGCGTCGCGCCGCGCCTGTTTCGGGACATGCATGCCGAGCTGTGA
- a CDS encoding DJ-1/PfpI family protein — MSRSYFFWGGLALIALSLAGFGGWVFSLPSATASAEAPPVPQEEADAMLISLKPAKRERPLVAVIGINDATETTDYLMPTGILRRADVADVTLLATGPGPVRLYPALIVEPDATIAAFDAAHPEGADYVIVPAMSRDDDPAVIAWLHSQAEKGATILGICAGAKVVAAAGLLDGKRATTHWYYLDEMLKRSPTVRYVADRRMVADGSVVTTTGISASMPMMLTLIEAIAGRTRAEAVARDLGIERWDSRHASGAFRFTRPFATTVLANRMAFWNREELGISLEPGMDEVSLALVADAWSRTYRSNVAVFAGTDAVESRNGVRLIPDRVDAGMPEERRVSTFPDRKPADALDLTLDAIAVRYGERTTDIVAMQLEYPRSGANR; from the coding sequence ATGTCGAGATCATATTTCTTTTGGGGTGGGCTCGCTCTCATTGCGCTTTCTCTGGCTGGTTTCGGCGGCTGGGTGTTCAGCCTCCCGTCCGCGACGGCATCCGCCGAGGCGCCGCCGGTACCACAGGAAGAGGCGGACGCGATGCTCATCTCACTCAAGCCCGCGAAACGCGAGCGCCCGCTGGTGGCGGTAATCGGCATCAACGACGCCACAGAGACGACCGACTATCTGATGCCGACCGGCATTCTGCGCCGCGCCGACGTGGCCGACGTGACGCTGCTGGCGACCGGACCGGGACCGGTGCGGCTCTACCCCGCGCTCATTGTCGAACCTGACGCGACCATCGCGGCGTTCGATGCAGCGCACCCCGAAGGCGCGGACTATGTGATCGTGCCCGCCATGAGCCGTGACGACGATCCCGCAGTGATCGCCTGGCTGCATAGTCAAGCGGAGAAGGGCGCGACGATCCTCGGCATCTGTGCCGGCGCCAAGGTCGTCGCGGCGGCTGGCCTGCTCGACGGCAAGCGCGCGACGACGCACTGGTACTATCTCGATGAGATGCTGAAGCGCAGCCCGACTGTTCGATATGTCGCCGACCGGCGCATGGTCGCGGACGGGAGCGTGGTCACGACGACCGGAATCTCCGCCTCCATGCCCATGATGCTGACGCTGATCGAGGCGATCGCCGGACGCACCAGGGCTGAAGCAGTTGCGCGCGACCTAGGCATCGAAAGGTGGGATTCCCGGCACGCGAGTGGCGCGTTCCGGTTCACACGCCCCTTCGCGACGACGGTGCTCGCCAACAGAATGGCCTTCTGGAACCGGGAAGAGCTCGGCATCTCCCTCGAGCCGGGCATGGACGAGGTGTCGCTTGCATTGGTGGCCGATGCGTGGTCGCGGACCTATCGCTCGAATGTGGCGGTTTTTGCCGGGACGGACGCGGTGGAGAGCCGCAACGGCGTACGCCTTATTCCCGACCGTGTCGACGCCGGCATGCCCGAAGAGCGGCGCGTCTCGACCTTTCCCGACCGCAAGCCCGCCGACGCGCTTGATCTCACGCTCGACGCGATCGCGGTACGCTATGGTGAACGAACCACCGATATCGTCGCGATGCAGCTCGAATATCCGAGGTCGGGAGCGAACCGATGA
- a CDS encoding SRPBCC family protein: protein MPSTIRLHRVFAAKPDKLYRAFLEPDAVASWLPPFGFVCTVHELDAKVGGKHRMSFRNFTTGHSHSFGGTYLELVPGERLVYTDTFDDANLPGEMKVTVELKAVSVGTEVNIKQEGVPDVIPAEACYLGWQESLRKLAKLVEPEINQ from the coding sequence ATGCCCAGCACGATCCGTCTTCACCGCGTCTTCGCCGCCAAGCCCGACAAGCTTTATCGCGCCTTCCTCGAACCTGATGCGGTAGCGAGCTGGCTTCCACCCTTTGGCTTCGTCTGTACCGTCCATGAGCTGGATGCGAAGGTCGGTGGCAAGCATCGGATGTCGTTCCGGAATTTCACCACGGGGCACAGCCATTCCTTTGGCGGCACCTACCTGGAACTCGTTCCGGGTGAACGGCTCGTCTATACCGACACATTCGACGACGCCAATTTGCCGGGTGAAATGAAGGTTACGGTCGAATTGAAGGCCGTGTCTGTCGGCACGGAAGTCAACATCAAGCAGGAAGGCGTGCCGGATGTGATCCCCGCCGAGGCCTGCTATCTCGGCTGGCAGGAATCCCTGCGCAAGCTCGCGAAACTCGTCGAGCCCGAGATCAACCAGTAG
- a CDS encoding FMN-binding negative transcriptional regulator, protein MYVPPAFREDDPVELRRIMREARLATLVTMTADGLLATPLPLFLEDEGEHGVLCGHLAKANPQWKTPAAGEALVIFSGPDAYVTPSWYATKQEHGKVVPTWNYVAVHAYGQAEFFEDEDRLLDMVTRLTDLHEGSREAPWGVTDAPEMFIKSQLKGIVGLRIPISRIEGKRKMSQNRPAADREGVAGGLAASERPSDRHVAPLVARPT, encoded by the coding sequence ATGTATGTGCCGCCAGCCTTTCGTGAAGACGACCCGGTGGAATTGCGCCGGATCATGCGCGAAGCGCGCCTGGCAACGCTCGTCACGATGACTGCCGACGGTCTCCTCGCGACGCCGTTGCCGCTGTTTCTTGAAGACGAAGGCGAGCATGGCGTGCTGTGCGGCCACCTCGCAAAAGCCAACCCGCAATGGAAAACACCTGCGGCAGGCGAGGCGCTCGTCATCTTTTCCGGCCCGGACGCCTATGTGACGCCGTCATGGTATGCGACGAAGCAGGAGCACGGCAAAGTGGTTCCGACATGGAACTACGTCGCTGTCCATGCCTATGGGCAGGCCGAGTTCTTCGAGGACGAGGATCGCCTGCTCGACATGGTCACCCGCCTCACCGACCTGCACGAGGGAAGCCGGGAAGCTCCGTGGGGGGTGACGGACGCACCCGAGATGTTCATCAAGTCGCAGCTCAAGGGCATCGTCGGATTGAGGATTCCCATCAGCCGTATCGAGGGCAAACGCAAGATGAGCCAGAACCGCCCCGCCGCCGATCGCGAGGGCGTGGCGGGTGGTTTGGCCGCAAGCGAACGGCCTTCCGACAGGCACGTCGCGCCACTCGTTGCTCGGCCAACTTGA
- a CDS encoding sulfate/molybdate ABC transporter ATP-binding protein, translating into MKITLDHVVKTFDTFRAVRNVSLEIESGQLVALLGPSGSGKTTILRMVAGLEYADGGRILFGDQDATDIPVRDRGVGFVFQHYALFPHMTVAENIGFGMKVSKTRRDRGQIAARVTDLLSLVRLEGLGDRFPSQISGGQRQRVALARALAVDPKVLLLDEPFGALDANVRRDLRRWLREIHDELGITTLFVTHDQEEALDLADRVVILDQGRIVQEGTPEEVCRQPNSPFVTRFLGDAHRLEVDVHQGVARLGSGTLPVADLPDGKAEIFVRPADLRWDQNGDIAATVARVIDRPEARRVLARLEDGTMVELDVAPEVSVRKDDAGRISVVRAHAFPIA; encoded by the coding sequence ATGAAGATCACGCTCGACCATGTCGTGAAGACGTTCGACACGTTCCGCGCGGTGCGCAACGTGTCGCTGGAGATCGAGAGCGGCCAGCTCGTGGCACTTCTCGGCCCGTCCGGCTCCGGCAAGACCACGATCCTGCGCATGGTGGCCGGTCTCGAATATGCCGATGGCGGCCGCATTCTCTTCGGTGATCAGGACGCGACCGATATTCCGGTGCGCGACCGTGGCGTCGGCTTCGTGTTCCAGCATTACGCGCTGTTTCCGCACATGACGGTGGCCGAGAATATCGGCTTCGGCATGAAGGTCTCTAAGACCAGACGCGATCGCGGCCAGATCGCCGCGCGCGTCACCGATTTGCTGTCGCTTGTGCGGCTGGAAGGGCTGGGCGATCGCTTCCCCAGCCAGATTTCCGGTGGCCAGCGGCAGCGCGTGGCGCTTGCGCGCGCGCTGGCCGTCGATCCCAAGGTGTTGTTGCTCGACGAGCCGTTCGGCGCGCTGGACGCCAATGTCCGGCGTGATCTGCGGCGCTGGCTGCGCGAAATCCATGACGAGCTCGGCATCACGACACTCTTCGTCACCCACGATCAGGAGGAGGCGCTCGATCTCGCCGACCGCGTCGTGATCCTCGATCAGGGCCGGATCGTGCAGGAAGGCACGCCCGAGGAGGTTTGCCGACAGCCCAACTCGCCCTTCGTGACCCGGTTTCTGGGCGATGCGCACCGGCTCGAAGTCGATGTCCATCAGGGCGTGGCGAGGCTGGGAAGCGGAACGCTGCCAGTTGCGGATCTGCCCGATGGAAAGGCCGAAATTTTCGTGAGGCCGGCTGATCTGCGGTGGGATCAGAATGGCGATATCGCGGCCACGGTCGCGCGCGTCATCGACCGCCCGGAGGCCCGCCGCGTGCTGGCGCGGCTTGAGGATGGAACGATGGTCGAACTGGATGTCGCGCCCGAAGTGTCTGTCCGCAAGGACGATGCGGGGCGCATCTCGGTCGTGCGTGCCCACGCATTTCCCATCGCCTGA
- the cysW gene encoding sulfate ABC transporter permease subunit CysW, which translates to MSTNRIGRKPPRVGDSPAVRRTLISFVLVTGAILVLAPLVVIFTQAFSLGVDTFTSTIGHPDTRHAIFLTVATALIAVPLNTAFGVAAAWAVTKFDFWGKRFLIIVIEIPFSISPIVAGVAYLFVYGLQGLFGPALQAADVKVLFALPGIVLASMFVTAPFVARELIPLMQAQGRDLEEAATSLGASGWRTFFSVTLPNIRWALLYGVVLCNARVMGEFGAVSIVSGNIRGQTNTLPLHIELLYHDYQTVGAFAAASILTVLALVTIVAKVILERRGAGRAGRPALAGAAPLEQGAKP; encoded by the coding sequence ATGAGCACGAACCGCATCGGCAGGAAACCGCCGCGCGTCGGCGATTCACCGGCTGTCAGGCGAACCCTGATCAGCTTCGTGCTGGTGACCGGCGCCATCCTTGTCCTCGCGCCGCTGGTGGTCATCTTCACGCAGGCTTTTTCGCTCGGCGTGGATACGTTCACGTCGACGATCGGGCACCCGGATACGCGTCACGCGATATTTTTGACGGTGGCGACAGCCCTGATCGCAGTGCCTTTAAACACGGCGTTCGGCGTCGCGGCTGCGTGGGCGGTCACCAAGTTCGACTTCTGGGGAAAGCGCTTCCTGATCATCGTGATCGAGATACCGTTTTCGATTTCGCCGATCGTCGCCGGCGTCGCCTATCTCTTCGTCTACGGCCTGCAGGGCCTGTTCGGCCCGGCGCTTCAGGCGGCGGACGTCAAGGTTCTCTTCGCCTTGCCCGGCATCGTGCTTGCTTCGATGTTCGTCACCGCGCCGTTCGTCGCGCGCGAGCTCATCCCGCTGATGCAGGCACAGGGTCGCGATCTCGAGGAGGCCGCAACGTCGCTCGGCGCGTCGGGCTGGCGCACCTTCTTTTCCGTCACGCTGCCCAATATCCGCTGGGCGCTGCTTTACGGCGTGGTGTTGTGCAATGCGCGCGTCATGGGCGAGTTCGGCGCGGTGTCCATCGTATCGGGCAACATTCGCGGACAGACGAACACCCTGCCGCTCCATATCGAACTTCTCTATCACGACTATCAGACGGTGGGCGCCTTTGCCGCCGCGTCGATCCTGACCGTACTGGCTCTGGTGACGATCGTCGCCAAGGTCATCCTCGAACGGCGTGGCGCCGGGCGGGCAGGGCGGCCGGCGCTTGCCGGGGCGGCACCGCTGGAACAGGGAGCCAAGCCATGA
- the cysT gene encoding sulfate ABC transporter permease subunit CysT: protein MRRRVLPGLPLSLGITLFYVALIVALPLGALIFKAASLGPEDYWRIVSSARAVASYRVTVLAAAAATAFNLVFGLALAWVLVRYNFPGKRLVDAIVDLPFALPTAVAGIALTTLFAPNGWFGGLLAEAGIRVAYTPLGIMIAMAFTSLPFIVRTVQPVLEDLDPALEEAAQSLGGSDRTIFLRVILPLLTPALLAGISLSFARSLGEFGAIIFIAGNQPFQTEITALLAFIRLEEYDYQAAAAIASVLLITAFVMLAVTNMLQARALRYTARN from the coding sequence TTGAGACGCCGCGTCCTGCCGGGCCTGCCCTTGTCGCTCGGTATCACCCTCTTTTACGTGGCCCTGATCGTGGCGCTGCCGCTCGGCGCGTTGATCTTCAAGGCCGCAAGCCTCGGGCCTGAGGACTATTGGCGCATCGTGTCGTCCGCCCGCGCGGTGGCGAGCTATCGTGTCACCGTACTGGCCGCCGCCGCGGCGACGGCCTTCAATCTCGTCTTCGGGCTGGCGCTCGCGTGGGTGCTGGTTCGCTACAATTTTCCCGGCAAGCGCCTCGTCGATGCGATCGTCGATCTTCCTTTCGCGCTGCCGACCGCCGTCGCCGGTATAGCGCTGACGACCCTGTTCGCGCCCAATGGCTGGTTCGGCGGTCTGCTGGCCGAGGCAGGCATCCGCGTCGCCTACACGCCGCTCGGCATCATGATCGCCATGGCGTTCACCAGCCTTCCATTCATCGTGCGGACGGTTCAGCCCGTGCTGGAAGACCTCGATCCGGCGCTCGAGGAAGCCGCGCAATCGCTGGGCGGTTCCGACCGGACCATATTCCTGCGCGTGATCCTGCCGCTTCTGACACCGGCACTTTTGGCGGGCATTTCGCTGTCCTTCGCGCGCAGCCTCGGTGAATTCGGCGCGATCATCTTCATCGCCGGCAACCAACCCTTCCAGACCGAAATCACGGCCTTGCTCGCCTTCATCCGGCTTGAGGAATACGATTATCAGGCGGCGGCTGCGATCGCGTCCGTCCTGCTGATCACCGCCTTCGTCATGCTCGCCGTGACCAACATGCTGCAGGCGCGCGCCCTGCGCTACACGGCGAGGAATTGA
- the cysP gene encoding thiosulfate ABC transporter substrate-binding protein CysP, with protein sequence MRHLLLAGAAIVTLLASPLHAQEPDKILNASYDIARELFVNVNEAYVAAHPGKSIDQSHAGSSRQARAILEGLEADVVTFNQVTDIDALVKGGFVSADWQSEFANNASPYYSLPAFLVRAGNPKGVKDWSDLVRDDVKVIFPNPKTSGNARYTYLAATAYAKEAFNDDAEKVAKFVGKLFDNVPVFDTGGRAATTTFVEREIGDVLITFEAETRGIAKEFGEDKFDIVVPPASLLAEFPVAIVDTVVDKRGSREFAKSYLDFLYTPEGQKILAENGNRVNDEAVAAEFKDQFPEVRLVTVEDVFGGWDKIQEEHFASGALLDQIYGER encoded by the coding sequence ATGAGACACCTTCTTCTCGCTGGCGCCGCCATCGTCACGCTGCTTGCCTCACCCCTTCATGCGCAGGAGCCCGACAAAATCCTGAACGCGTCATACGACATTGCGCGCGAGCTCTTCGTCAATGTGAACGAGGCGTATGTGGCCGCACATCCCGGCAAGTCGATCGACCAGTCGCATGCAGGCTCGTCGCGACAGGCACGCGCCATCCTTGAAGGTCTCGAGGCTGATGTCGTCACGTTCAACCAGGTGACCGACATCGACGCGCTGGTGAAGGGCGGCTTCGTCTCGGCCGACTGGCAGAGCGAATTCGCCAACAACGCGTCGCCTTATTATTCGCTTCCGGCGTTTCTCGTGCGCGCGGGAAATCCGAAGGGTGTGAAGGACTGGAGCGATCTCGTTCGCGACGACGTCAAGGTGATCTTCCCCAATCCCAAGACATCCGGCAATGCGCGCTACACCTATCTGGCGGCCACTGCCTACGCCAAGGAAGCGTTCAACGATGACGCGGAGAAAGTCGCCAAATTCGTCGGCAAGCTCTTCGACAACGTGCCCGTCTTCGACACGGGCGGCCGTGCCGCGACGACGACCTTCGTCGAGCGTGAAATCGGCGATGTGCTGATCACCTTCGAAGCCGAAACGCGCGGCATCGCCAAGGAGTTCGGCGAGGATAAGTTCGACATCGTCGTGCCGCCGGCCAGCCTTCTGGCGGAATTCCCGGTCGCGATCGTCGACACGGTTGTCGACAAGCGCGGATCGCGTGAATTCGCGAAGTCCTACCTTGATTTCCTCTACACGCCGGAAGGCCAGAAGATCCTCGCCGAGAACGGCAATCGGGTGAACGACGAGGCCGTGGCCGCTGAATTCAAGGATCAGTTCCCGGAGGTTCGCCTGGTGACGGTCGAAGACGTGTTCGGCGGCTGGGACAAGATCCAGGAAGAGCATTTTGCGTCCGGCGCGCTACTCGACCAGATCTACGGCGAGCGCTAA
- a CDS encoding MarR family transcriptional regulator: MAGAKASRLNKNSSQNGGERAASDADPISTKSLGEIGLQQFAPYLMNRIMGRYNHTLRDELSSAGLTTPKMRALAILSIMDGLKINELAVYAVVEQSTLSRSLDALETEGLIRREAPSDDNRVRHIFITDLGRGTFSALWPTMFRSSEAMFTGIDVEERERFVGTLHKILRNIRKHDI, from the coding sequence ATGGCGGGCGCGAAAGCTTCGAGACTGAACAAGAACTCGAGCCAGAACGGCGGGGAACGGGCCGCATCTGACGCCGATCCGATATCCACCAAAAGCCTGGGCGAGATCGGCCTGCAGCAATTTGCGCCCTACCTGATGAACCGCATCATGGGCCGCTACAACCACACGCTGCGCGACGAACTGTCCAGCGCGGGCCTCACCACGCCGAAGATGCGTGCGCTGGCGATCCTGTCGATCATGGATGGCCTGAAGATCAACGAACTGGCGGTCTACGCGGTCGTCGAACAGTCGACGCTCAGCCGCTCCCTCGACGCGCTCGAAACAGAGGGACTGATCCGGCGCGAAGCCCCGTCAGACGACAATCGGGTTCGCCACATCTTCATCACGGACCTAGGCCGGGGAACGTTCTCCGCTTTGTGGCCGACGATGTTCAGATCGTCGGAAGCCATGTTCACCGGCATCGACGTGGAGGAGCGCGAGCGCTTCGTCGGCACACTTCATAAGATCCTGCGCAACATCAGAAAACACGACATCTAG
- a CDS encoding indolepyruvate ferredoxin oxidoreductase subunit alpha has product MAERSFATEVRKLRMGEGETFHGEGILALTKALLENGVGYVGGYQGAPISHLMDVLADAQDILGELGVHFEASASEATAAAMLAASVHYPIRGAVTFKSTVGTNVASDALANLASGGVTGGALVIVGEDYGEGSSIMQERSHAFAMKSQIWLLDPRPNLPSIVDSVRHGFELSEASNTPVMLQVRIRCCHVHGSFTARDNVRPPMTVGDALENPRRDTKRIVLPPASFLHEHEKIGKRLPAAIDYILQNKLNEFFGPEKSSVGIVLQGGMYNSVLRSLQRLGLADIYGETDVPLYVLNVTYPLIDSEFLDFCKDKKAVLVVEEGQPDYIEQAFGSMLYKAGGTTKLIGKGPFPMAGEYTGQVMTDAIRTFLADHASEMLPSRGRAPNTPPLPVAAKNLANVVPARPPGFCTGCPERPIFAATKLVEKELGEHHIASDIGCHLFSIMPPFDLGATTMGYGLGPASASAFNDKNARKRSISFLGDGGFWHNGLTSSIGNAVFNDNDSVIVIVDNYYSAATGGQDILSSRADNKSKSTKHPIAEAVRGMGVKWVRQIDRTYDVTKVRDTLKEALTTPQTGPKVIIASSECMLNKQRREKPIIAKAMKGGERVVKPRFGVDEDVCTGDHACMRLSGCPSLSVKKLDDPLRDDPVASIDQSCVGCGNCGEVADAAVLCPSFYRADVVHNPTGLDRFANRVRRGVIGWMQARREKRRLVFESV; this is encoded by the coding sequence ATGGCCGAACGCTCTTTTGCGACCGAAGTCCGCAAGCTGCGGATGGGCGAAGGCGAAACCTTTCACGGCGAAGGCATTCTTGCGCTGACAAAGGCGCTGCTGGAGAACGGTGTCGGCTATGTCGGCGGCTATCAGGGCGCTCCGATCAGCCATCTGATGGACGTGTTGGCCGACGCGCAGGACATTCTCGGCGAACTGGGCGTCCATTTCGAAGCCAGCGCGTCGGAGGCGACCGCCGCCGCGATGCTGGCAGCCTCGGTCCATTATCCGATACGCGGCGCGGTAACCTTCAAATCCACCGTCGGCACCAACGTCGCATCGGACGCGCTCGCCAATCTCGCATCCGGCGGCGTGACGGGTGGCGCACTCGTAATCGTTGGCGAAGACTACGGCGAAGGCTCCTCCATCATGCAGGAGCGCAGCCACGCTTTTGCGATGAAGAGCCAGATCTGGCTGCTCGATCCGCGCCCCAACCTGCCCTCCATCGTCGATTCCGTGCGCCACGGCTTCGAACTCTCGGAAGCGTCGAACACGCCGGTCATGTTGCAGGTGCGCATCCGCTGCTGCCACGTGCATGGCTCGTTCACGGCCCGCGACAATGTTCGTCCGCCGATGACGGTCGGCGACGCGCTCGAAAACCCGAGGCGCGACACCAAACGCATCGTGCTGCCGCCGGCCTCGTTCCTACACGAGCACGAAAAGATCGGGAAGCGCCTCCCCGCCGCCATCGACTACATCCTGCAAAACAAGCTCAACGAGTTCTTCGGCCCCGAAAAATCCTCGGTCGGCATCGTGCTGCAAGGCGGGATGTACAATTCGGTGCTGCGCAGCCTGCAACGGCTCGGGCTGGCGGACATCTATGGCGAGACCGATGTTCCGCTCTACGTGCTCAACGTCACCTATCCTCTCATCGACAGCGAATTCCTCGATTTCTGCAAAGACAAGAAAGCCGTTCTCGTCGTCGAGGAAGGCCAGCCGGACTACATCGAGCAGGCATTCGGGTCGATGCTCTACAAAGCGGGCGGCACGACGAAGCTGATCGGCAAGGGTCCGTTCCCGATGGCCGGCGAGTACACCGGTCAGGTGATGACCGACGCGATCCGCACCTTTCTGGCCGATCATGCATCGGAGATGCTCCCCTCGCGCGGCCGCGCGCCCAACACGCCGCCCCTGCCGGTAGCCGCAAAGAACCTCGCCAACGTCGTCCCGGCGCGCCCGCCGGGCTTCTGCACCGGCTGTCCGGAGCGGCCGATCTTCGCAGCGACCAAGCTGGTCGAAAAGGAACTCGGAGAGCACCACATCGCATCCGATATCGGCTGCCATTTATTCTCGATCATGCCGCCTTTCGATCTCGGCGCGACGACGATGGGTTACGGCCTCGGGCCGGCATCCGCCTCGGCCTTCAACGACAAGAACGCCAGGAAGCGGTCGATCTCATTCCTCGGCGATGGCGGCTTCTGGCACAACGGCCTCACCTCCTCGATCGGCAACGCCGTCTTCAACGACAATGACAGTGTCATCGTCATCGTCGACAACTACTATTCCGCCGCGACCGGCGGGCAGGACATTCTGTCGTCCCGCGCCGACAACAAGTCGAAATCGACCAAGCACCCGATTGCCGAAGCGGTGCGCGGCATGGGCGTGAAATGGGTGCGCCAGATCGATCGTACCTACGACGTCACCAAGGTCCGCGACACCTTGAAGGAAGCCCTGACGACGCCGCAGACCGGCCCGAAGGTCATCATCGCGTCGTCGGAGTGCATGCTGAACAAGCAGCGCCGCGAAAAGCCGATCATTGCCAAGGCGATGAAGGGCGGCGAGCGCGTCGTCAAACCCCGCTTCGGTGTCGACGAGGACGTGTGCACCGGCGATCACGCCTGCATGCGGCTTTCCGGTTGCCCGTCGCTGTCTGTGAAGAAGCTCGACGACCCGCTGCGCGACGACCCCGTCGCGTCGATCGACCAGAGCTGTGTTGGCTGCGGCAATTGCGGCGAGGTCGCCGACGCGGCGGTGCTGTGCCCGTCCTTCTATCGCGCCGACGTCGTCCACAATCCGACCGGTCTGGACCGCTTCGCCAACCGCGTCCGTCGTGGCGTCATCGGCTGGATGCAGGCGCGCCGCGAAAAGCGCCGCCTCGTCTTCGAGAGCGTATGA